A part of Kiritimatiellia bacterium genomic DNA contains:
- the gspE gene encoding type II secretion system ATPase GspE codes for MTANDEYVVEILSSVGLINHRQAEDALKAARKEDKPVIEILVRDTPLTKVDILKALAHQFGMETVSLSNLAVPDDVIQAVPNKIARRYKVVPFAREDGTLRVALSDPFDVETLDSLRYLLKTNVEGAVALPEEIEIALDRYYPQALDEISGAITALTADSTTTSTVMTEAVETTAEDEPIIKLVNLIILEAFRRRASDIHLEPLEKKFRVRYRIDGVLHEMESPPRKLQSAIISRIKIMANMSIAEKRLPQDGRIQINVMGRDLDLRVSVLPANHGETIVMRILDKSSLLLGLSQLGFFADDQATFERLISLSDGIILITGPTGSGKTTTLYAVLNQLNKPDRKIITVEDPVEYQISGINQVQVAAEIGMTFAAALRSILRQAPNIIMIGEIRDLETAEIAVNASLTGHLVFSTLHTNDAPSAVTRLVDIGVKPFLVASSTRAIMAQRLVRRICTKCKEEYEPSDHELRLLGSAAAQVEHATLYRGKGCSDCSGTGYRGRIGIYEIFVLNDEVRHLINAQVSSTELRNAARRLGMRTLREDGLRKVVAGITTLDEVFRVTMGDRD; via the coding sequence TTGACGGCAAACGACGAATATGTTGTGGAGATCCTGTCCAGCGTCGGCCTGATCAATCATCGCCAGGCCGAAGATGCGCTGAAGGCGGCCCGCAAGGAAGACAAACCGGTCATCGAGATCCTGGTGCGCGATACGCCGCTGACGAAGGTGGACATCCTGAAGGCGCTGGCGCACCAGTTCGGCATGGAGACGGTCAGTCTCTCGAACCTCGCCGTGCCGGACGACGTGATCCAGGCGGTGCCCAACAAGATCGCGCGTCGTTACAAGGTGGTGCCGTTTGCGCGAGAGGACGGCACTTTGCGCGTCGCGTTGAGCGACCCGTTCGATGTCGAGACGCTCGACAGCCTCCGCTATCTGCTGAAGACGAACGTCGAGGGGGCGGTTGCGCTCCCGGAGGAGATTGAGATCGCGCTTGACCGCTACTATCCGCAGGCGCTCGACGAGATCTCCGGCGCGATCACCGCGCTCACCGCGGACTCGACCACCACCAGTACGGTGATGACGGAGGCGGTCGAGACGACCGCCGAAGACGAGCCGATCATCAAGCTCGTCAACCTGATCATCCTCGAGGCGTTCCGCCGGCGCGCGTCAGACATTCACCTGGAGCCGCTGGAGAAGAAGTTTCGGGTTCGCTACCGCATTGACGGCGTGCTGCACGAAATGGAAAGCCCGCCGCGGAAGCTGCAGAGCGCGATCATCAGCCGCATCAAGATCATGGCGAACATGAGCATCGCGGAGAAGCGGCTGCCGCAGGACGGACGCATCCAGATCAACGTGATGGGGCGCGACCTGGATCTGCGCGTGTCGGTGCTGCCGGCAAATCACGGCGAGACGATCGTGATGCGAATTCTCGACAAGTCGAGCCTGCTGCTGGGGCTCTCGCAGCTCGGCTTCTTCGCCGATGACCAGGCGACGTTCGAGCGGCTGATCAGCCTGTCGGACGGCATCATCCTCATCACCGGCCCCACCGGGTCCGGGAAGACCACGACGCTCTACGCGGTGCTGAACCAGCTGAACAAGCCCGACCGCAAGATCATCACCGTCGAGGACCCGGTCGAGTACCAGATCAGCGGCATCAATCAGGTCCAGGTGGCCGCGGAGATCGGCATGACGTTCGCGGCGGCGCTGCGTTCGATCCTGCGTCAGGCACCCAACATCATCATGATCGGTGAGATCCGCGATCTCGAAACCGCGGAGATCGCGGTGAACGCGTCGCTCACCGGCCACCTCGTCTTCAGCACGCTGCACACCAACGATGCGCCGAGCGCGGTCACCCGGCTGGTCGACATCGGCGTGAAACCGTTCCTCGTGGCCTCCTCGACCCGCGCGATCATGGCGCAGCGACTGGTGCGGCGGATCTGCACGAAGTGCAAGGAAGAGTACGAACCCAGCGATCACGAGCTGCGGCTGCTGGGCTCCGCCGCCGCGCAAGTGGAGCACGCGACGCTGTACCGGGGCAAGGGGTGCTCGGACTGCTCCGGGACCGGTTACCGCGGCCGGATCGGCATCTACGAGATCTTCGTGCTGAACGACGAGGTGCGCCACCTCATCAACGCGCAGGTGAGCTCGACCGAGCTGCGCAACGCCGCACGCCGGCTCGGCATGCGCACGCTCCGGGAGGACGGGCTGCGGAAGGTGGTGGCGGGGATCACGACGCTGGACGAGGTGTTCCGCGTTACGATGGGGGATCGCGACTGA
- a CDS encoding ATPase, T2SS/T4P/T4SS family, whose amino-acid sequence MPEDALQIKDYLLQQLVADGLVEPSIAVEIEEEHRRTGNPVRDLLIDMEVLTEDVLLDFIARQMGTYVVDLGAMVVSRDVARAVRPSYVRMYNVVPIEARENWVRLAVSDLLSPEIVDELNFVIGQDREIEYVVARQEDIRKLITDLYGTATDSIGDMLTQLEAELEEAGDTLTTTAGGSVIDLEQMANQAPIVRFVNLVLYQAVQDRASDIHFEPFEKEFKIRYRVDGALYEMSPPPRQLALPIISRLKVISGLNIAERRLPQDGRIKLTIANRPVDFRVSTLPTQFGESVVLRILDQTTVQLDLENIGMPDDIYETFVYDINKPNGIIIVTGPTGSGKTTTLYAALKRLNTIEEKLLTAEDPVEYDIEGIIQIPINEAIGLTFARVLRSFLRQDPDIILVGEIRDKETAEIAIQASLTGHLVFSTLHTNDAPGAITRLIDMGIEPFLISSTLEAVLAQRLVRTICPHCKTAFTPQDEQLMLLGLTREQVGDRPFYFGAGCKECNHTGYRGRRGVFEYMRITEPIQELINQRKPTLVIREKAIEMGMRTLREDGIRCILDGYTTVEEVLKYT is encoded by the coding sequence ATGCCCGAGGACGCCCTTCAGATCAAGGATTATCTGCTGCAGCAGCTCGTGGCGGACGGCCTCGTCGAGCCGTCGATCGCGGTCGAGATCGAGGAGGAGCACCGCCGCACCGGCAATCCCGTCCGCGATCTGCTGATCGACATGGAGGTGCTCACCGAGGACGTGCTGCTGGACTTCATCGCACGGCAAATGGGCACCTACGTGGTGGACCTCGGCGCGATGGTGGTCAGCCGCGACGTCGCGCGCGCGGTCCGTCCCAGCTACGTGCGCATGTACAACGTCGTGCCGATCGAGGCGCGCGAGAACTGGGTGCGGCTGGCGGTGTCGGATTTGCTCAGCCCCGAAATCGTGGACGAGCTGAACTTCGTGATCGGGCAGGACCGCGAAATCGAGTACGTCGTCGCCCGACAGGAAGACATCCGCAAGCTGATCACCGACCTGTACGGCACCGCGACCGACTCGATCGGCGACATGCTCACCCAGCTGGAGGCGGAACTCGAGGAGGCCGGCGACACCCTGACCACCACCGCGGGCGGCTCGGTGATCGACCTCGAGCAAATGGCCAACCAGGCGCCGATCGTCCGCTTCGTGAATCTCGTGCTCTACCAGGCCGTGCAGGACCGCGCCTCGGACATCCACTTCGAGCCGTTCGAGAAGGAATTCAAGATCCGCTACCGGGTGGACGGAGCGCTGTACGAAATGTCCCCCCCACCCCGTCAGCTCGCGCTGCCGATCATCTCCCGGCTGAAGGTGATCTCCGGCCTGAACATCGCGGAGCGCCGGCTGCCGCAGGACGGCCGGATCAAGCTGACGATCGCGAACCGACCGGTCGACTTTCGCGTCTCCACGCTGCCAACTCAGTTCGGCGAGAGCGTCGTGCTGCGCATTCTCGACCAGACCACCGTCCAGCTCGACCTCGAAAACATCGGCATGCCGGACGACATCTACGAGACCTTCGTGTACGACATCAACAAGCCGAACGGCATCATCATCGTCACCGGTCCGACCGGCTCCGGCAAAACCACCACGCTCTATGCGGCGCTGAAGCGGCTGAACACGATCGAGGAAAAGCTGCTGACCGCGGAAGACCCGGTGGAGTACGACATTGAGGGCATCATCCAGATCCCCATCAACGAGGCGATCGGACTGACCTTCGCCCGGGTGCTGCGTTCGTTCCTGCGCCAGGATCCGGACATCATCCTCGTCGGCGAGATCCGCGACAAGGAGACCGCCGAGATCGCGATCCAGGCCTCGCTGACCGGTCACCTCGTCTTCAGCACCCTCCACACCAACGACGCTCCGGGCGCGATCACGCGGCTGATTGACATGGGTATCGAGCCGTTTCTGATTTCGTCGACGCTCGAGGCCGTGCTGGCGCAGCGACTCGTGCGCACGATCTGCCCGCACTGTAAGACCGCGTTCACGCCGCAGGACGAACAGCTGATGCTCCTCGGCCTCACTCGCGAACAGGTCGGCGACCGTCCATTCTACTTCGGCGCCGGCTGCAAGGAGTGCAATCACACCGGCTACCGCGGCCGGCGCGGCGTTTTCGAGTACATGCGGATCACCGAGCCGATCCAGGAGCTGATCAACCAGCGCAAGCCCACCCTGGTGATTCGCGAGAAAGCGATCGAAATGGGCATGCGCACGTTGCGCGAGGACGGCATCCGGTGCATTCTCGATGGTTATACGACCGTCGAAGAGGTTCTGAAGTATACATGA
- a CDS encoding type II secretion system F family protein, translating to MASFAFVGVDAHGKEVKGTVEAENQNAALAQIREQGYFPTQVVPVTAGKGAAAAPRAAARGKKGAPSSTLQKEIKLPAFLSGRVKPRQLMVVTRQLATLIDAGLPLLRGLQVLQRQERHPKLKQILADLGEAIQSGSTLADAMAHHPKVFSRLYVNMVKAGEIGGVLDVVLLRLAEFMEKMQKIRNKIVSAMTYPVVVLLVATVIMFFLMTKIVPKFKEIFDDLLEGKALPVLTQMVMNVSQTLAQRAPVVIAGVVVLVVLIKLIGKTKAGRYAIDTIKMKMPIFGPLVEKTAIGRMTRTLGTLLQSGVPILQALTIVRDTAGNDVVARAIQVVHDSVKEGENIAPPMEATRIFPPMVIGMVEVGEETGKLPDMLMRIADTYDDEVDNTVAALSSIIEPLLIVGLAVIVGTIVIALFLPMLSIIGQLGG from the coding sequence ATGGCCAGCTTTGCATTCGTCGGAGTGGACGCCCACGGCAAGGAGGTGAAGGGCACCGTCGAGGCGGAGAACCAGAACGCCGCGCTCGCGCAGATCCGAGAACAAGGCTACTTCCCCACCCAGGTGGTCCCGGTCACCGCCGGAAAGGGGGCCGCCGCCGCGCCGCGCGCCGCCGCCCGTGGAAAGAAGGGTGCGCCATCTTCGACGCTGCAGAAGGAAATCAAGTTGCCGGCCTTTCTCAGCGGCCGGGTGAAGCCGCGGCAACTGATGGTCGTCACCCGCCAGCTCGCGACGCTCATCGACGCCGGTCTGCCCCTGCTGCGCGGTCTGCAGGTGCTGCAGCGGCAGGAACGCCACCCGAAGCTCAAGCAAATCCTCGCCGATCTCGGGGAGGCGATCCAGTCCGGCAGCACCCTCGCCGACGCAATGGCGCACCACCCGAAAGTGTTCAGCCGCCTCTACGTGAACATGGTGAAGGCCGGCGAGATCGGCGGCGTGCTGGACGTCGTGCTGCTGCGCCTCGCCGAGTTCATGGAGAAGATGCAGAAGATCCGGAACAAGATCGTCAGCGCGATGACCTACCCCGTCGTCGTGCTGCTGGTCGCCACCGTGATCATGTTCTTCCTGATGACGAAGATCGTGCCGAAGTTCAAGGAGATCTTCGACGACCTGCTCGAGGGCAAGGCGCTGCCGGTGCTCACGCAGATGGTGATGAACGTCAGCCAGACGCTCGCGCAGCGCGCACCGGTCGTGATCGCGGGCGTGGTGGTGCTGGTGGTGCTGATCAAACTCATCGGCAAGACCAAGGCCGGGCGGTACGCGATCGACACCATCAAGATGAAAATGCCGATCTTCGGGCCACTGGTGGAAAAGACCGCGATCGGCCGCATGACCCGCACCCTCGGGACGTTGTTGCAGTCGGGCGTGCCGATCTTGCAGGCCCTGACGATCGTCCGCGACACCGCCGGCAACGATGTGGTCGCGCGCGCCATCCAGGTCGTCCACGACAGCGTGAAGGAGGGTGAAAACATCGCGCCGCCGATGGAGGCGACCCGCATCTTCCCGCCGATGGTGATCGGCATGGTCGAGGTCGGCGAGGAAACGGGCAAGCTGCCGGACATGCTGATGCGCATCGCCGACACGTACGACGACGAGGTGGACAACACCGTCGCCGCGCTGAGCTCGATCATCGAGCCGCTGCTGATCGTGGGCCTGGCGGTGATCGTGGGCACGATCGTGATTGCGCTGTTCCTGCCGATGCTTTCGATCATCGGCCAGCTCGGCGGCTGA
- a CDS encoding type IV pilus twitching motility protein PilT: MPLRSADIQMEELLDLVVREEASDLHLAVNSPPVLRVHGSLHPIDSEPLRPEDTERLMRAITSEENIQRVREQGGCDFGFGFGNRARFRVSVFRQKGCFGLVLRQIPSRLMTLEEIGLPPQIRELLYLPRGLILVTGPTGSGKTTTLASMINIINETRDCHIITIEDPIEYYHEHKKSIVTQRELGVDVGSFREALRRALRQDPDVILVGEMRDLETMEAAITAAETGHLVFATLHTTGAARTVDRIVDAFPTDQQEQIRTQLASTLKAVISQVLLPRIDKPGRIAAFEVMISTPAIEALIRDNKTFRIKSDIQTGGRLGMFTLDDSLLNHYQQGRISYEELVMKCDDRESMLQRLAEIEGRRKR; this comes from the coding sequence ATGCCGCTGCGCTCCGCTGACATCCAGATGGAGGAGCTGCTGGACCTGGTGGTTCGGGAAGAGGCCTCCGACCTGCACCTCGCGGTGAACTCGCCGCCGGTGCTGCGCGTGCACGGGAGCCTCCATCCGATCGACTCGGAGCCGCTGCGCCCGGAGGACACCGAGCGGCTGATGCGCGCGATCACCTCGGAGGAGAACATCCAGCGGGTCCGCGAGCAGGGCGGGTGCGACTTCGGTTTCGGGTTCGGTAACCGCGCGCGGTTCCGCGTGAGCGTGTTCCGGCAGAAGGGCTGCTTTGGCCTCGTGCTGCGCCAGATTCCCTCACGGCTGATGACGCTGGAGGAAATCGGCCTGCCGCCACAGATCCGGGAGCTGCTCTATCTGCCGCGCGGACTCATCCTCGTCACTGGGCCGACCGGTTCGGGCAAGACGACGACGCTCGCCAGCATGATCAACATCATCAACGAGACGCGCGACTGCCACATCATCACGATCGAGGACCCCATCGAGTACTACCACGAGCACAAGAAATCGATCGTCACCCAGCGCGAGCTGGGCGTGGACGTCGGCTCGTTCCGCGAGGCGTTGCGCCGCGCGCTGCGTCAGGACCCGGACGTGATCCTGGTGGGCGAGATGCGCGACCTCGAGACGATGGAAGCGGCGATTACCGCCGCAGAAACCGGCCATCTGGTGTTTGCGACGCTCCACACCACCGGGGCCGCGCGCACCGTGGACCGCATCGTCGACGCGTTTCCGACCGACCAGCAGGAGCAGATTCGTACCCAGCTGGCCTCGACACTGAAGGCGGTGATCTCGCAGGTGCTGCTGCCGCGCATTGACAAGCCCGGCCGGATCGCCGCGTTCGAGGTGATGATCAGCACGCCCGCCATCGAAGCGCTGATCCGCGACAACAAGACCTTTCGCATCAAGTCAGACATTCAAACCGGCGGCCGGCTCGGCATGTTCACGCTCGACGACAGTCTGCTGAACCACTATCAGCAGGGCCGCATCTCGTACGAAGAGCTGGTGATGAAGTGCGACGACCGGGAGTCCATGCTCCAGCGTCTCGCCGAGATCGAAGGTCGCCGCAAACGGTAG
- a CDS encoding glycoside hydrolase family 88 protein: MTTLPLYLTIAGVVAVAPPAPEEIRALAMRVADWQLATPSRHAPTDWTKAALYAGLMHLSRSAPDARYHDAMLAMGKFNQWQLGPRPYHADDHAVGQTYAELFRLHRNPAMIAPMRERFDWIIAHPKDDDLSFQRKDKTDRWSWCDALFMAPPAWARLALVTGDRRYLDFANRLWWVTSDYLYDREEHLFYRDDRYFAQREANGRKVFWSRGNGWVLAGLARMLQVLPADYPDRPRYERQYLEMAAAVRAVQPADGMWRSSLLDPEAYPLPEASGTGFFTFALAWGLNEGLLARPAYEDVVWRAWAGLVRCVRDDGRLAHVQPIGADPKRFDPEHSDVYGVGAFLLAATELYRLAGGRLRPADELPPGAATADREPPLPAVVPATTNPVAQPARDVPRAWGRHVPERKDDIAWENDRIAYRIYGPALEATGELSSGIDVWVKRTRRPVIDDWYRSGDYHRDHGEGGDFYKVGRSCGCGGTAVWHEGRLHFANNWVRHRFLRNGPDVVEFEADYAPWRVGERTVAETRRISLRLGSNFNRIESRFSTDPPGDLTVAIGIVERTGEGRARWNREEGWLSYWEPESPPNGSIACAVWAPPDQIEEIRRAEGHHLVLVRVPAGRPLVYAAGAGWSKGDFPTPDSWEQYVREFARRAREGLQ; this comes from the coding sequence ATGACGACTCTGCCGCTCTACCTCACCATCGCCGGCGTCGTCGCCGTCGCACCACCGGCGCCCGAGGAGATTCGCGCGCTCGCCATGCGTGTCGCGGACTGGCAGCTGGCGACCCCATCGCGTCATGCACCGACCGATTGGACAAAGGCCGCCCTCTATGCGGGCCTGATGCATTTGAGCCGAAGCGCACCCGACGCGCGCTATCACGACGCGATGCTCGCGATGGGCAAGTTCAACCAATGGCAGCTCGGACCCCGTCCTTATCATGCCGACGACCACGCCGTCGGGCAGACCTACGCCGAGCTGTTCCGGCTCCACCGCAACCCCGCGATGATTGCGCCCATGCGGGAGAGGTTTGACTGGATCATCGCTCATCCAAAGGACGACGATCTGAGCTTCCAGCGCAAGGACAAAACCGACCGCTGGTCCTGGTGCGACGCGCTCTTCATGGCGCCACCCGCATGGGCGCGTTTGGCGCTGGTCACCGGCGATCGCCGCTATCTGGATTTTGCCAACCGCCTCTGGTGGGTCACCAGCGACTACCTCTACGATCGGGAAGAGCACCTGTTCTATCGCGACGACCGCTATTTCGCGCAGCGCGAGGCGAACGGCCGGAAGGTATTCTGGAGCCGCGGCAACGGTTGGGTGCTGGCCGGCCTCGCGCGGATGCTGCAGGTGCTTCCAGCGGACTATCCCGACCGCCCGCGCTACGAACGCCAGTATCTCGAAATGGCCGCCGCGGTCCGTGCGGTTCAGCCGGCCGACGGAATGTGGCGTTCCAGCCTGCTGGATCCCGAGGCCTATCCGCTGCCCGAGGCCAGCGGGACGGGTTTCTTCACGTTTGCGCTCGCGTGGGGACTGAACGAGGGCCTCCTCGCCCGCCCGGCCTACGAGGACGTTGTCTGGCGGGCGTGGGCCGGCCTTGTCCGCTGCGTCCGCGACGACGGCCGCCTCGCGCACGTACAGCCCATCGGCGCGGACCCCAAGCGCTTCGATCCGGAACACTCCGACGTGTACGGCGTCGGCGCCTTCTTGCTGGCGGCCACGGAGCTGTACCGGCTCGCCGGCGGGCGACTGCGGCCGGCGGACGAGTTGCCGCCGGGCGCCGCCACCGCGGACCGTGAGCCCCCCCTACCAGCTGTCGTGCCCGCCACCACCAACCCCGTCGCGCAGCCGGCGCGCGACGTACCGCGCGCGTGGGGCCGGCATGTCCCCGAACGCAAGGACGACATCGCGTGGGAAAACGATCGCATCGCGTACCGCATCTATGGCCCGGCGCTGGAAGCGACCGGCGAACTCAGCAGCGGCATTGACGTGTGGGTGAAACGCACCCGTCGGCCGGTGATCGACGACTGGTACCGCTCCGGCGACTACCACCGCGACCATGGCGAAGGGGGCGACTTCTACAAGGTCGGGCGAAGCTGCGGTTGCGGCGGCACCGCGGTCTGGCACGAGGGCCGGCTGCATTTTGCGAACAACTGGGTTCGCCACCGGTTTTTGCGCAACGGTCCGGACGTTGTCGAGTTCGAGGCGGACTACGCGCCCTGGCGGGTGGGCGAGCGGACCGTCGCCGAAACGCGCCGCATATCGCTGCGTCTGGGATCGAACTTCAACCGGATCGAAAGCCGGTTTTCGACCGACCCCCCGGGCGACCTCACCGTGGCCATCGGGATTGTCGAACGCACGGGCGAGGGCCGCGCGCGATGGAACCGCGAAGAAGGCTGGCTCTCATACTGGGAACCGGAGTCGCCGCCGAACGGCTCCATCGCATGCGCGGTATGGGCGCCGCCCGACCAGATCGAAGAGATCCGCCGCGCCGAGGGGCATCACCTCGTGCTGGTCCGTGTGCCGGCCGGCCGCCCGCTGGTGTATGCGGCGGGCGCGGGCTGGTCCAAGGGCGATTTCCCAACCCCCGACAGCTGGGAGCAATACGTGCGGGAGTTCGCCCGCCGCGCGCGGGAGGGGCTGCAATGA
- the kduI gene encoding 5-dehydro-4-deoxy-D-glucuronate isomerase: MKTLRTADAVRYRRMTAEELRSHFLISGLFRRDRAELVYTDADRALVGGVMPVAKRLRLEVGRELAADYICQRREMGVINIGGPGRVSVDGREFPLANRECLYIGRGSREIEFASESAEQPARMFLLSYPAHAAYPTAKATLADARRVEVGAAATANRRTIHQFIHEGGLRSCQLVMGFTELHEGSVWNTFPPHRHDRRTEVYCYFDLPANGVVLHVLGEPEDTRHIVVREGEAVVSPAWSIHSGVGTGAYRFVWGMGGENQTFDDMDPVDLATLA, from the coding sequence ATGAAAACGCTGCGGACCGCCGATGCGGTTCGGTACCGCCGGATGACAGCAGAAGAGCTGCGAAGTCATTTCCTTATTTCCGGTCTGTTTCGCCGCGACCGCGCGGAGCTGGTCTACACCGATGCGGACCGCGCACTGGTCGGCGGCGTGATGCCCGTCGCCAAGCGGCTGCGCCTCGAAGTCGGCCGGGAACTTGCCGCCGATTACATCTGCCAGCGTCGAGAGATGGGGGTCATCAACATCGGCGGTCCGGGCCGTGTCAGCGTGGACGGACGCGAGTTTCCGCTCGCAAACCGCGAATGTCTCTACATCGGCCGAGGGAGCCGAGAGATCGAGTTCGCGAGCGAGTCGGCCGAGCAGCCGGCCCGGATGTTCTTGCTGTCGTACCCGGCTCACGCCGCCTACCCGACCGCGAAGGCCACCCTCGCCGATGCCCGACGCGTCGAAGTGGGCGCCGCCGCGACCGCGAATCGCCGCACGATTCACCAGTTCATTCACGAGGGCGGGCTTCGAAGTTGCCAACTGGTGATGGGCTTTACCGAGCTCCACGAGGGCAGCGTCTGGAACACGTTCCCTCCCCATCGCCACGACCGCCGCACGGAGGTGTACTGCTATTTCGACCTGCCCGCCAATGGTGTGGTTCTCCACGTGCTCGGCGAGCCCGAGGACACCCGCCACATCGTCGTTCGCGAAGGTGAAGCCGTCGTCTCCCCCGCCTGGTCCATCCACAGCGGCGTCGGCACCGGTGCCTACCGCTTCGTTTGGGGCATGGGCGGCGAAAATCAGACCTTCGACGACATGGACCCTGTGGATCTCGCCACCCTCGCCTGA
- a CDS encoding thioredoxin domain-containing protein yields MNDGPHPPQNRLAREASAYLRQHAHQPVHWYPWGEEAFEAARQQDRPMLLSIGYAACHWCHVMSHECFENPAIAELINRYYVPVKVDREERPDVDATYMRFVVIATGAGGWPLTVWLTPDREPFFGGTYFPPVPRHGQPGFAELLVTLADLWRTDRLRVLAAAAEAVRALRESAAIPVPGDAVTNWVESAAAAAERQLLALADLRHGGLGTAPKFPQAPALRFLLERHRRTGHTASREAVIHALRAMAAGGIRDHLGGGFHRYAVDEQWHVPHFEKMLTDQALIAELYLEAYRQFADPTYAEIAQETALFIARELAGPDGRLWAALDADSPRAGDPHHSEEGSFYTWTLAEVRQTLPPELLTLAAAAWDLREEGNVRGAVQGPLAGRNVLHVVRTVEQLAREHAMDSSEVARRLEMARQMLLERRAQRPRPFADDLTLAGWSGLAISALARVGALLDLPAAVVAARRAAEWILRHLWDPAEPRLWRCWRGPHAGIPGFPEDYAAVVRALLDLYEADQEPSWLQHAVAVQQAMDRRCWDDATGTYQVRDLTDSPPVAVGEGDELTQPSATALAAGNLLRLWLMLEADAWRERFDALLAAAAPRVVAHPMAHPALLTAAAARTEALRVVIAGPPEDETTRALLRAARLAAPPLSAVLHTDGRSPPPSPLDAAAWPRLRPGGARAAAIVCAGHVCEPPICVPAELTARLAQLPQTPRT; encoded by the coding sequence ATGAATGACGGGCCACATCCGCCACAAAACCGCCTTGCGCGTGAAGCCAGCGCCTATCTCCGCCAGCACGCGCATCAGCCGGTCCATTGGTACCCTTGGGGGGAGGAAGCGTTCGAGGCCGCCCGTCAACAGGACCGCCCGATGCTGCTGTCCATCGGATACGCGGCCTGCCACTGGTGCCACGTGATGTCGCACGAGTGCTTCGAAAATCCGGCCATCGCGGAACTGATCAACCGCTACTACGTGCCAGTGAAGGTCGACCGCGAAGAGCGGCCGGACGTGGACGCCACCTACATGCGGTTCGTCGTGATCGCGACCGGCGCCGGCGGCTGGCCGCTAACGGTGTGGCTGACGCCCGACCGCGAGCCGTTCTTTGGCGGCACGTATTTTCCGCCGGTCCCCAGACACGGGCAGCCTGGATTTGCCGAGCTGTTGGTCACGCTGGCCGATCTCTGGCGAACCGACCGGCTACGCGTCCTGGCCGCCGCGGCGGAGGCGGTCCGTGCGCTGCGCGAATCCGCCGCAATCCCCGTCCCCGGCGACGCGGTCACCAACTGGGTGGAGTCCGCCGCCGCCGCCGCGGAGCGCCAGCTGCTGGCGCTGGCCGATCTGCGGCACGGCGGGCTCGGCACTGCACCCAAGTTCCCGCAGGCACCGGCACTACGGTTCCTGCTCGAGCGCCATCGCCGCACCGGTCACACCGCTAGCCGGGAAGCCGTGATTCATGCGCTTCGTGCGATGGCTGCCGGTGGAATTCGGGATCACCTCGGAGGCGGCTTTCATCGCTATGCGGTGGACGAACAATGGCATGTGCCGCACTTCGAAAAGATGCTCACCGACCAGGCGCTGATCGCGGAGCTCTACCTCGAGGCATATCGCCAGTTCGCTGATCCGACGTATGCTGAAATCGCGCAGGAAACAGCGCTGTTCATCGCCCGCGAGCTGGCCGGCCCTGACGGTCGCCTGTGGGCGGCGCTCGACGCGGACAGCCCTCGTGCGGGCGATCCGCATCACTCCGAGGAGGGATCCTTCTACACCTGGACGCTCGCAGAGGTGCGCCAGACCCTGCCGCCAGAACTGCTCACGCTGGCGGCCGCCGCCTGGGATCTGCGGGAAGAGGGCAACGTGCGCGGGGCGGTGCAGGGTCCACTGGCCGGCCGCAACGTGCTGCATGTGGTGCGGACGGTCGAGCAGCTTGCCCGCGAGCATGCGATGGACTCCTCAGAAGTGGCGCGCCGTCTCGAGATGGCCCGGCAAATGTTGCTCGAGCGGCGCGCGCAGCGGCCGCGACCATTCGCGGACGACCTCACGCTCGCCGGCTGGAGCGGACTGGCAATCAGTGCGCTGGCCCGCGTCGGAGCGCTCCTCGACCTCCCCGCGGCCGTGGTGGCCGCGCGGCGCGCTGCCGAGTGGATCCTGCGCCATCTCTGGGACCCCGCCGAACCGCGTCTCTGGCGGTGCTGGCGCGGACCCCACGCCGGCATTCCGGGCTTCCCCGAAGACTACGCCGCCGTCGTTCGCGCGCTGCTCGACCTGTACGAAGCGGACCAGGAACCGTCGTGGCTGCAACACGCAGTTGCCGTCCAGCAGGCGATGGATCGGCGGTGCTGGGATGATGCGACCGGCACCTATCAGGTGCGCGACCTCACCGACAGTCCACCGGTCGCCGTCGGGGAGGGCGATGAGCTCACCCAGCCCTCCGCCACCGCGCTGGCAGCGGGTAATCTGCTGCGCCTGTGGCTCATGCTCGAGGCCGACGCATGGCGCGAACGGTTCGACGCATTGCTCGCCGCCGCCGCCCCGCGCGTTGTCGCGCATCCCATGGCCCACCCTGCGCTGCTGACCGCTGCGGCCGCCCGGACGGAGGCACTTCGCGTCGTCATCGCAGGCCCGCCCGAGGACGAAACGACGCGCGCGCTGCTGCGCGCCGCGCGCCTTGCCGCGCCGCCGCTGTCGGCGGTTCTCCACACCGACGGCCGTTCTCCTCCTCCCTCCCCGCTGGATGCAGCCGCATGGCCCCGGCTTCGGCCCGGCGGCGCCCGGGCTGCCGCGATCGTCTGCGCCGGACACGTGTGCGAGCCCCCGATCTGCGTCCCGGCGGAACTCACCGCGCGTCTCGCACAATTGCCGCAGACGCCTCGGACGTGA